The Rickettsiella endosymbiont of Dermanyssus gallinae genomic interval ACCGCTATTAGCGTTACAAACACGTCGCAAACTTTATTTGCTACTAATAAAACCACAGGAACTATTGAAGAAAAATATAATAGAGCCGCTGAGTGGATTAGTCGTCATCTGCCAAAATTTGATATGTCAAAGTGAGCAACCGGTGCAAATGACCGTCGGTGTATGGGCAGTGGGCCTCGCTCTTTTAAAGCCTGTAAATGCAGTGCAGTACCATAGCCTTTATGTTTTGCAAAACCATAGTCTGGATACACTGTATCCAGACTACACATTTCTGCATCTCTATAAACTTTCGCTAAAATAGAGGCGGCACTAATCTCAGCTATTTTTTGATCGCCTTTAATAATGGCTTGGCTCGCACAATTGAGCTTAGGACAATACTTACCATCCACTAAAACAAGACTCGGCAATAAGCTTAACGCTAATACGGCGCGTTGCATGGCTAATAAACTGGCTTGAAGGATATTGATGCGATCAATTTCTTCGACTTCTGCACGCCCAATAGACCAAGCACTCGCATATTCTTTAATTTTACTGGCTAAATATTCACGTCGTTTAGCGCTTAATACTTTTGAATCGGCTAATCCTTGAATCTTATGCTTGGGATCTAAAATAACGGCGGCGGCAATAACAGGACCTGCCAAAGGACCGCGCCCTACTTCATCCACACCGGCAATAAGATGTTCCACTGTTGCTTTCCTAGAAAGTGTCTTCTATTGCACTAGGCTTATTTACTGGATTGCCGCGCGCGCTGTCATTGCGAGCGAAGCGCGACAATCAACAATGACGGATTAATGCGATAAAAGCTTAAGCAATGCATCAACTGCTTTTTCACTGGCGTGACAACGCAATTGATGATGCAATATTAAAAATTCCTTTTGCAGTGTACTAACGACTGTGGGATTATTCAAATAATAAAATAATGCTTCAGCCAATTTTTCAGGCGTTGCATTTTCTTGAATAAATTCGGGTACTAAGGTTTTATTGGCTAATAAATTAGGCAACGCAATGTGATCTACGTTGATTAAACATTTTGCCATCCAATAGGACAAAGCACTCATGCGATAAGCAACGACCATCGGTTTTTTAAGTAGCATCGCTTCTAAGGTGGCTGTACCAGATGCCAACAAAACAACATCCGCAGCAGCCATTACCTGACGCGATTGGCCTTGTATCAGTGTAATAGGTAGTTCGGGCGCTATCGCTAATTTAAGCGCTGTAAACTGTGCTGCTCTTTCTTGATTGACCATTGCCGCCACAAACACAAGTGCTGGATTTGTTTTATAGCAACGTTGTGCAGTTTCAAGAAATAATCGACCTAGATAATCAATTTCATTACGTCGACTGCCTGGTAATAATGCAATGATGGACGCAGATTCAGGCAATGCTAAATGTTTTCTAGCCTGCAAAACATCGGTTTCTAAGGCAATGTTATCGGCAAAAGGATGTCCCACACATTCCACAGGAATATTATTTTCTTGATAAAATCGTTTTTCAAAATGAAAGAGGGTCAACATTAAATCAACCGCCTTAGCAATTTTTTTAAGTCGCCATCGCCGCCAAGCCCACACACTGGGGCTGACATAGTGTATGGTTTTTATACCGTGTTGTTTTAATTTTTTTTCTACACCCAAATTAAATTCAGGTGCATCAACACCTATAAAAACATCAGGTGGATTCGCAATAAAGTGCTGAATTAATTGGCTGCGTAAACGCAATATCTGAGGAAGTTGCTTAAGAATCTCACCCAAGCCCATCACGGAGAGGGTTTCCATGGCAAACAAAGATCGACAGCCTTGTTTCTGCATTTCAGGACCGGCAATACCTTCTGCTACAAAGGCTATTCCTTTAATTTTTAACTGCTTGAGTAAATCAGCCGCTAATAGATCACCCGAGGTTTCACCGGCAACAATACCTATTCGTAGCGGGCGATTAGCGGATGATGCCACGATCAGAATTTTTGAGTGTGCTGGCCATTTGTTTTACCTGAGGATAATCCGCTATTGAAGATTCTAATTCTTCTAATGCTTGTTGCACGGTTAGATTCTTACGGAAAATAAATTTATACGCCGCACGTAAGGCATTAATCGTTTCATCACTAAATCCATTGCGCCTTAAGCCTTCTTTATTAAGGCCACACACTCTGGCGTCATGCCCTCCCTCTACTAGCACATAAGGCAAAACGTTTTGTCTTACCATACTACCTGCCGCAATAAAGCTATATTCTCCAACCTTACAAAATTGATGTACTGCACTATAAGCGCCCAAAATAGCGTAGTCACCTACCGTAACATGACCTGCTAATGCGACGTTATTTACAAAAATAGTATGATCACCTATCAGGCAGTCATGCGCAATATGCGATCCAACCATGAAAAGATTATGATCACCGATTTTAGTTAACCCTTTATCTTGTGTTGTGCCTCGGTTAATCGTGCAATATTCACGAATAACATTATGATCACCGATTTCAAGATGGGTTTTTTCGCCTTGATATTTTTTATCTTGCGGATCATCCCCTATCGATGCGAATGGGTAAATTTTATTCGCCTTACCAATATGGGTAGGGCCTTTTAAGACAACGTGAGAACCGATGATTGTTCCCTCGCCTATTTCAACGTCGGGACCAATAATAGTCCAAGGACCAACTGAAACGTTTTCCCCTAGCTTTGCTTTGGGATCAATTTTAGCTTGCGGATCGATCATAGTTAGGACCTTCTCCCAGCGCCCATCAATTCCGCTTCACAGGCTAGCTCTCCATCCACTTTTGCTTTGACTTTACACTTCCAAATATCACCTTTAACCTTTAATACCTCGGCCTCAATACGCAATTGATCTCCAGGCACTACAGGACGTTTAAAACGTGCGTTATCAATCCCGGCAAAAAGATAAAGGAAACCTTCCTTATTGCGCTCCTTATTTGCATGCAAAGCAAGGATACCCGTTGCCTGCGCCATGGCTTCTAAAATAAGCACGCCTGGCATAATGGGCTTTCCGGGAAAATGACCTAAAAAATAAGGTTCATTCACGGTGACATTTTTAATTGCAATAATCGACTTGCCTGCCTCTATCGCAATAACTTTATCAATCATTAAAATAGGATAACGTTGCGGCAAATAAGTTAATATTTCTTGTATGTCCATCGTATTACTCATAATTCTTACCTAGTTTAATAGACTCTTCGCACTTGAATTCTCAGCTGTGTTGCCGAAAATCCCATTGCTATGAGCATAGACCGCTAAAAAGGTCTATTCTTTTTTCTTAATTTCTTTAGCAAAAAAACTTTCGATTTTTTTTAAACGTTTAACGATTTTATCAAGCTGACGAAATCGAGCACTATTTTTTTGCCATTCTCTTTGTGGCTGCACCGATTGCGTTGAGGAGTAAATCCCTGGTGTATGGATAGAATGAACGATACTGGACATACCCGTAATCATGACATTACCCACTATCTCAATATGTCCATTGATACAGACGCCGCCACCAATCATACAATTTTTGCCAATATGTGTACTACCTGCAATACCTGTACAACCCGCAATCGCTGTATTTTCACCGATGTGTACATTGTGACCGATCTGAATTTGATTATCTAGTTTGACGCCTTTAGCAATCACGGTATCTTCTAAAGCGCCTCTATCAATGCTGACATTAGCCCCTATCTCTACATCGTCCCCAATAATGACTTTACCTAATTGAGGAATTTTTACCCACGCGTCTTTTTCTTTCGCCAAACCAAAACCATCGCTACCGATCACACTGCCACTATGAATGATCACACGTTCACCAATCACGGTATCCGCATATAAAGTCACATTCGGCTCTAAACGACTATTAGCCGCAATAAAAATACTTTCACCGAGTTGGCAACCCGAGGCAATCACAACACCCTCGGCGATAGAAGTATGATTGCCAATCACACAAAAAGCACCAATAGACGCACTGGGGTGTATC includes:
- the fabZ gene encoding 3-hydroxyacyl-ACP dehydratase FabZ yields the protein MSNTMDIQEILTYLPQRYPILMIDKVIAIEAGKSIIAIKNVTVNEPYFLGHFPGKPIMPGVLILEAMAQATGILALHANKERNKEGFLYLFAGIDNARFKRPVVPGDQLRIEAEVLKVKGDIWKCKVKAKVDGELACEAELMGAGRRS
- the lpxA gene encoding acyl-ACP--UDP-N-acetylglucosamine O-acyltransferase gives rise to the protein MIDPQAKIDPKAKLGENVSVGPWTIIGPDVEIGEGTIIGSHVVLKGPTHIGKANKIYPFASIGDDPQDKKYQGEKTHLEIGDHNVIREYCTINRGTTQDKGLTKIGDHNLFMVGSHIAHDCLIGDHTIFVNNVALAGHVTVGDYAILGAYSAVHQFCKVGEYSFIAAGSMVRQNVLPYVLVEGGHDARVCGLNKEGLRRNGFSDETINALRAAYKFIFRKNLTVQQALEELESSIADYPQVKQMASTLKNSDRGIIR
- the lpxD gene encoding UDP-3-O-(3-hydroxymyristoyl)glucosamine N-acyltransferase is translated as MQRSYRLEEIARLINADLKGDANRTISGIMTLQNAKSGQISFLDNKRYLKYLSHTQASAVILRPEYAADSPCDSLVTADPYLAFAKIAKLFEKPRHTLAGIHPTAVVGEQCQIHPSASIGAFCVIGNHTSIAEGVVIASGCQLGESIFIAANSRLEPNVTLYADTVIGERVIIHSGSVIGSDGFGLAKEKDAWVKIPQLGKVIIGDDVEIGANVSIDRGALEDTVIAKGVKLDNQIQIGHNVHIGENTAIAGCTGIAGSTHIGKNCMIGGGVCINGHIEIVGNVMITGMSSIVHSIHTPGIYSSTQSVQPQREWQKNSARFRQLDKIVKRLKKIESFFAKEIKKKE
- the rnhB gene encoding ribonuclease HII; this translates as MEHLIAGVDEVGRGPLAGPVIAAAVILDPKHKIQGLADSKVLSAKRREYLASKIKEYASAWSIGRAEVEEIDRINILQASLLAMQRAVLALSLLPSLVLVDGKYCPKLNCASQAIIKGDQKIAEISAASILAKVYRDAEMCSLDTVYPDYGFAKHKGYGTALHLQALKERGPLPIHRRSFAPVAHFDISNFGR
- the lpxB gene encoding lipid-A-disaccharide synthase; protein product: MASSANRPLRIGIVAGETSGDLLAADLLKQLKIKGIAFVAEGIAGPEMQKQGCRSLFAMETLSVMGLGEILKQLPQILRLRSQLIQHFIANPPDVFIGVDAPEFNLGVEKKLKQHGIKTIHYVSPSVWAWRRWRLKKIAKAVDLMLTLFHFEKRFYQENNIPVECVGHPFADNIALETDVLQARKHLALPESASIIALLPGSRRNEIDYLGRLFLETAQRCYKTNPALVFVAAMVNQERAAQFTALKLAIAPELPITLIQGQSRQVMAAADVVLLASGTATLEAMLLKKPMVVAYRMSALSYWMAKCLINVDHIALPNLLANKTLVPEFIQENATPEKLAEALFYYLNNPTVVSTLQKEFLILHHQLRCHASEKAVDALLKLLSH